A single window of Streptomyces aquilus DNA harbors:
- a CDS encoding MFS transporter, whose product MSAAQAVRLPHGGFGRGQVHAVAGCYFVASFAALGLPPYLTAILPELGDHQARWAGVLYVVPTVFGALAAPLWGRLADRYGRKRLLLRAQLGLTVAFLLAGWADSLATFTLALVLQGVLGGTFAASNGYLGAALEGPALSKALTLMQGSARAALVVAPIVVGTLSGWLSPHRQYALLAVLPLTAALLLAALPEPGPGEQRKTDAVAPPRTAPVISLRALYTLEFAFVFSTVISFPYLIALVDERLPGTSPTLSGVLFALPHLCYLVAALAVHSAFRDRPRAGIVLGFVLIALGLAGHGVAAHLPALIAVRLLLGAGLTLGLVCLQVLAAECAKGRAPGGMFGSLEFFSKAGAVVAGLAAAAGSAHFGPAAPVLTGAAAAAVTALATLLPSITPRWSR is encoded by the coding sequence ATGAGCGCCGCCCAGGCCGTCCGGCTGCCGCACGGCGGCTTCGGGCGCGGCCAGGTGCACGCCGTGGCGGGCTGCTACTTCGTTGCCTCCTTCGCGGCCCTCGGCCTGCCGCCGTATCTCACCGCGATCCTCCCGGAGTTGGGCGACCACCAGGCCCGCTGGGCGGGGGTCCTGTATGTCGTGCCGACCGTGTTCGGCGCGCTCGCGGCCCCCCTGTGGGGGCGGCTCGCCGACCGCTACGGCCGCAAACGCCTGCTGCTGCGAGCCCAGTTGGGGCTCACCGTCGCGTTCCTGCTGGCGGGCTGGGCCGACTCGCTGGCGACCTTCACGCTGGCGCTCGTCCTCCAGGGTGTCCTGGGCGGCACGTTCGCCGCCTCCAACGGATATCTGGGCGCGGCCCTGGAAGGCCCGGCGCTGTCCAAGGCGCTCACCCTGATGCAGGGCAGCGCCCGGGCGGCGCTGGTGGTGGCGCCGATCGTGGTCGGCACACTGTCCGGCTGGCTGTCCCCGCACCGCCAGTACGCCCTGCTCGCCGTACTGCCGCTGACGGCCGCGCTGCTGCTCGCGGCGCTGCCGGAACCGGGGCCCGGCGAGCAGCGGAAGACCGATGCCGTCGCCCCTCCGCGGACGGCTCCCGTGATCTCGCTCCGGGCGCTGTACACACTGGAGTTCGCGTTCGTGTTCTCCACCGTCATCTCCTTCCCGTACCTCATCGCCCTGGTCGACGAGCGGCTGCCGGGCACCTCGCCGACCCTGTCCGGAGTGCTCTTCGCCCTCCCCCACCTGTGCTATCTGGTGGCCGCGCTGGCCGTGCACTCCGCCTTCCGGGACCGTCCCCGGGCCGGGATCGTGCTCGGGTTCGTCCTCATCGCCCTCGGTCTCGCCGGACACGGCGTCGCCGCGCACCTGCCCGCGCTGATCGCCGTACGGCTGCTGCTCGGCGCCGGTCTCACCCTCGGCCTGGTGTGTCTTCAGGTCCTGGCCGCGGAGTGCGCCAAAGGGCGGGCGCCCGGCGGCATGTTCGGCTCCCTGGAGTTCTTCTCCAAGGCCGGCGCGGTCGTCGCGGGCCTCGCCGCCGCCGCGGGCAGCGCCCACTTCGGCCCGGCCGCACCCGTGCTGACCGGGGCCGCCGCTGCCGCCGTCACCGCCCTGGCGACCCTCCTCCCCTCCATCACCCCCCGCTGGAGCCGCTGA
- a CDS encoding IucA/IucC family protein, giving the protein MTATCEAQLLTRVLSALLREDVVGLRTRSTLVERPDGPWLRLPAEGDALLLPVVEDGFQCEYAARLPLLVRESDGGELSSYDTVLSALRALADPVDRAGYDAFAEECRQTLATMRLHATSPVDFDADSTRWPPLAYDALAARLDHPVYPTARGRAGLTEDQLRSYAPEFHPRFALRWLAVPRESVTLAGTLPKFWPSCTDLGLAAAEGSHLPLPVHPLTVASLREAGLPEGALFADRAHLDVVPTLSMRTVAVDDTHHLKLPLATSTLGLRNKRSIKPGTLVDGAAGQRLVEAVLAREPRFRDTILHADETTYAHAGHELLAVLCRRFPAGLDDAEVVPLAALLAEAPDGRLVLDHLADRFYGGDPLALLDALLTLLFDWQTTLFGYGVALESHQQNVSLVLRPGSLRLLFKDDDGPRINPARLGAVLPGPWGFDDARTYVDGDGPVADVFTTITVHLCAGAYAFGLPWLRRAVLDLVRDRLAEAVDRLGGDAGEVLRTRVLRAPRLPVKAMVTAGTLLSKERSGATDVNKHYTTGPNYLLTNGGPA; this is encoded by the coding sequence GTGACGGCGACGTGTGAGGCACAGCTGCTGACCCGTGTCCTCAGCGCCCTGCTCCGCGAGGACGTCGTGGGCCTGCGCACCCGCAGCACCCTCGTCGAACGCCCGGACGGCCCCTGGCTGCGGCTGCCCGCCGAGGGCGACGCGCTCCTGCTGCCCGTCGTCGAGGACGGCTTCCAGTGCGAGTACGCGGCCCGACTGCCCCTGCTGGTCCGCGAGTCGGACGGCGGGGAACTCAGCTCGTACGACACCGTCCTCAGCGCGCTGCGCGCCCTCGCCGACCCCGTCGACCGTGCCGGCTACGACGCCTTCGCCGAGGAGTGCCGGCAGACGCTGGCCACCATGCGGCTGCACGCGACCTCGCCCGTCGACTTCGACGCGGACTCCACCCGGTGGCCACCACTCGCGTACGACGCCCTCGCGGCCCGCCTCGACCATCCCGTGTATCCCACGGCTCGCGGCCGCGCAGGACTCACCGAGGATCAACTGCGCTCCTACGCACCCGAGTTCCACCCACGGTTCGCCCTGCGCTGGCTGGCCGTGCCCCGCGAGTCCGTCACCCTCGCCGGAACGCTCCCGAAGTTCTGGCCCAGTTGCACCGACCTCGGGCTGGCGGCGGCCGAGGGCAGTCATCTGCCCCTGCCGGTCCACCCGTTGACCGTGGCCTCCCTGCGCGAGGCCGGCCTTCCCGAGGGTGCCCTGTTCGCCGACCGCGCCCACCTCGACGTCGTACCGACCCTGTCGATGCGCACGGTGGCCGTGGACGACACGCACCACCTGAAACTCCCCCTCGCCACCTCCACGTTGGGCCTGCGCAACAAGCGGTCCATCAAGCCCGGCACCCTCGTCGACGGCGCGGCGGGACAGCGGCTCGTCGAGGCCGTGCTCGCGCGTGAACCCCGGTTCCGGGACACGATCCTGCACGCCGACGAGACCACGTACGCCCATGCCGGGCACGAGTTGCTGGCGGTGCTCTGCCGCCGTTTCCCGGCCGGGCTGGACGACGCCGAGGTCGTCCCGCTGGCCGCACTGCTCGCCGAAGCGCCCGACGGGCGGCTGGTCCTCGACCACCTGGCCGACCGCTTCTACGGCGGCGACCCGCTCGCCCTGCTGGACGCCCTGCTGACGCTGCTCTTCGACTGGCAGACCACGCTGTTCGGCTACGGCGTCGCGCTGGAGTCGCATCAGCAGAACGTCTCGCTGGTGCTGCGGCCCGGAAGTCTGCGGCTGCTGTTCAAGGACGACGACGGGCCTCGGATCAACCCCGCACGGCTGGGTGCGGTCCTGCCAGGGCCGTGGGGTTTCGACGACGCGCGGACCTATGTCGACGGCGACGGGCCGGTTGCCGACGTGTTCACCACCATCACCGTCCATCTGTGCGCGGGCGCCTACGCGTTCGGGCTGCCGTGGCTGCGCCGGGCCGTGCTGGACCTCGTACGGGACCGGCTGGCGGAGGCGGTGGACCGGCTCGGCGGCGACGCCGGGGAGGTGCTGCGGACCCGGGTGCTGCGGGCGCCCCGGCTGCCGGTGAAGGCGATGGTCACGGCCGGGACGCTGCTGTCCAAGGAGCGTTCGGGCGCCACCGACGTCAACAAGCACTACACCACCGGCCCCAACTACCTGCTCACGAACGGGGGTCCGGCATGA
- a CDS encoding ATP-grasp domain-containing protein — MRLYLLALNPTDSVTEGFLPAAHRLGLDVTVLTDQPAAHRATYPDVEVLECDVRDFRAVVARISTHHRPDAVFTNSDHLQTQAALAAAYFDLPGKDWRATLRCKDKAEMRRRLAAVGVDTVWSTEITAPTALPDAPYPCVVKPREGVASEDVVLVDGPEELATRSKEIFERRPDAVLVVEEYLPGELYTLETLGDRQVRHVLGGFHTELSPPPYFIEERLTFVPAHPEPVVAQVLAQLDALGVGFGACHTEFVVHEGRARIIEVNYRAIGDQCDLLLARLLEIPLFEHILRAHLGEPLPADLGARRDGAARLEYPCADRAGLLTTAPAATELTVDGTHLMYRPLRATGERHELYRTNRDYLGVLRATGTDQPTVDRVTADFLAGLRWEIQP, encoded by the coding sequence ATGCGCCTGTACCTGCTCGCCCTCAATCCGACCGACTCCGTCACCGAGGGCTTCCTGCCCGCCGCGCACCGGCTGGGCCTGGACGTCACCGTCCTCACCGACCAGCCCGCCGCCCACCGCGCCACGTATCCGGACGTCGAGGTCCTGGAGTGCGACGTCCGAGACTTCCGGGCCGTCGTCGCCCGCATCTCCACCCACCACCGCCCCGACGCCGTCTTCACCAACAGCGACCACCTCCAGACCCAGGCCGCCCTGGCCGCCGCCTACTTCGACCTGCCCGGCAAGGACTGGCGGGCCACGCTGCGCTGCAAGGACAAGGCGGAGATGCGCCGCCGGCTCGCCGCCGTTGGCGTGGACACGGTCTGGTCGACGGAGATCACCGCGCCGACCGCCCTTCCCGACGCCCCCTACCCCTGTGTCGTCAAGCCGCGCGAGGGCGTCGCCAGCGAGGACGTCGTCCTCGTCGACGGTCCCGAGGAGCTGGCCACCCGTTCCAAGGAGATCTTCGAGCGCCGCCCGGACGCGGTCCTCGTCGTGGAGGAGTACCTCCCCGGCGAGCTCTACACCCTGGAGACCCTCGGCGACAGGCAGGTCCGGCACGTCCTCGGCGGCTTCCACACCGAGCTGTCGCCCCCGCCCTACTTCATCGAGGAACGCCTCACCTTCGTCCCGGCCCACCCCGAGCCGGTGGTCGCCCAGGTCCTCGCCCAACTGGACGCGCTGGGCGTCGGGTTCGGCGCCTGCCACACGGAGTTCGTGGTGCACGAGGGCCGGGCGCGGATCATCGAGGTCAACTACCGGGCCATCGGCGACCAGTGCGACCTGCTGCTGGCCCGGCTCCTGGAGATCCCGCTCTTCGAGCACATCCTCCGCGCCCACCTGGGCGAGCCGCTCCCGGCGGACCTCGGCGCCCGCCGTGACGGTGCCGCCCGCCTGGAGTACCCGTGCGCCGACCGCGCCGGCCTCCTCACCACGGCCCCGGCCGCCACGGAACTCACCGTGGACGGCACACACCTGATGTACCGTCCGCTGCGGGCGACCGGCGAGCGGCACGAGCTGTACCGCACCAACCGCGACTACCTCGGCGTCCTGCGGGCCACCGGCACCGACCAGCCGACGGTGGACCGGGTGACGGCCGACTTCCTGGCGGGCCTGCGCTGGGAGATCCAGCCGTGA
- a CDS encoding ABC transporter substrate-binding protein, producing the protein MFQRFPLPGIRRILATLLAVILGTAALAACGGSDSDSDDSAAKPAADAAGFPRTLKTVMGDVKIPSQPKRVVVLDTGELDDVTLLGIDPVGAVAPHFKTEGGFPTYLKGELKDTADVGPLLEPNLEKIASLKPDLILSSKVRHEKVYDKLSAIAPTVFTETTGGVWKENLKVHAEALGLEKEAAAKLKEYETRAKALGAAIKKKDGGTMPTASVVRFIAGPTRLYQSNSYSGVVLNDIGFKRPSSQVSDDPEVTMKDVSPEEIDQADADLIFVTSADVDDKTQKKQVTSNPVWKDLPAVKDGKVFEVPDETWMSGIGVQAAEQMLADVAKATGVELPAK; encoded by the coding sequence ATGTTCCAGCGCTTCCCCCTGCCCGGAATCAGAAGGATTCTGGCCACCCTGCTCGCCGTGATACTCGGTACGGCAGCCCTGGCCGCCTGCGGCGGCTCCGACTCCGACTCCGACGACTCCGCCGCCAAGCCCGCCGCCGACGCGGCCGGTTTCCCGCGCACCCTCAAGACCGTCATGGGCGACGTGAAGATCCCGTCCCAGCCCAAGCGGGTCGTCGTCCTCGACACCGGTGAGCTGGACGACGTCACGCTGCTCGGCATCGACCCGGTCGGCGCGGTCGCCCCGCACTTCAAGACCGAGGGCGGCTTCCCGACGTATCTCAAGGGCGAGTTGAAGGACACCGCCGACGTCGGTCCGCTCCTGGAGCCCAACCTGGAGAAGATCGCCTCCCTCAAGCCGGACCTGATCCTGTCCTCGAAGGTCCGCCACGAGAAGGTCTACGACAAGCTCAGCGCGATCGCCCCGACCGTCTTCACCGAGACCACCGGCGGTGTCTGGAAGGAGAACCTCAAGGTCCACGCCGAGGCGCTGGGCCTGGAGAAGGAGGCCGCGGCCAAGCTCAAGGAGTACGAGACGCGGGCCAAGGCGCTCGGTGCGGCCATCAAGAAGAAGGACGGCGGCACCATGCCGACCGCGTCCGTGGTCCGCTTCATCGCCGGTCCGACCCGGCTGTACCAGTCCAACTCCTACAGCGGCGTCGTCCTGAACGACATCGGTTTCAAGCGGCCGTCCTCGCAGGTCTCCGACGACCCCGAGGTCACGATGAAGGACGTGAGCCCGGAGGAGATCGACCAGGCCGACGCCGACCTGATCTTCGTCACCTCCGCGGACGTCGACGACAAGACCCAGAAGAAGCAGGTCACCTCCAACCCGGTGTGGAAGGACCTTCCGGCCGTCAAGGACGGCAAGGTCTTCGAGGTGCCGGACGAGACCTGGATGTCCGGCATCGGTGTGCAGGCCGCGGAGCAGATGCTCGCGGACGTCGCCAAGGCCACCGGCGTCGAGCTCCCCGCCAAGTAA
- a CDS encoding ABC transporter ATP-binding protein, with protein MTAKTPVNTPNQLATEGLDLRYGDRLVVGGLDLTLPGGAVTAIVGPNACGKSTLLRGLSRLLAPSAGTVTLDGSDIHRMPAKALALRMGLLPQQPVTPEAITVEALVRLGRYPHQRLLSPWSAADQKAVDEALERTGTTSLRDQAVDRLSGGQRQRAWIALALAQDTELLLLDEPTTFLDLRHQLDVLDLVAELHAEAGRTVVMVLHDLGQAARYADHMVVLKDGRLAAAGAPADVLDAELVKSVFDVDCRVVPDPETGTPLVVPRSSAARRSAATA; from the coding sequence ATGACCGCGAAGACGCCCGTGAACACGCCCAACCAGCTCGCCACCGAGGGCCTCGACCTCCGCTACGGCGACCGGCTCGTCGTCGGCGGCCTCGACCTCACCCTTCCCGGCGGCGCCGTCACCGCGATCGTCGGCCCCAACGCCTGCGGCAAGTCGACGCTGCTGCGCGGCCTGAGCCGCCTGCTGGCCCCGTCGGCCGGCACCGTCACCCTCGACGGCTCCGACATCCACCGCATGCCCGCGAAGGCCCTGGCCCTGCGCATGGGTCTGCTGCCGCAACAGCCGGTCACGCCCGAGGCGATCACCGTCGAGGCCCTCGTACGGCTGGGCCGCTACCCGCACCAGCGGCTGCTCAGCCCCTGGTCGGCGGCCGACCAGAAGGCGGTCGACGAGGCTCTGGAGCGCACCGGCACCACGTCCCTGCGCGACCAGGCCGTGGACCGGCTCTCCGGCGGTCAGCGGCAACGCGCCTGGATCGCCCTGGCGTTGGCACAGGACACCGAGCTGCTCCTGCTCGACGAACCCACCACCTTCCTCGACCTCAGGCACCAGCTCGACGTGCTCGACCTGGTCGCCGAACTGCACGCCGAGGCGGGCCGTACCGTGGTGATGGTGCTGCACGACCTCGGACAGGCCGCCCGTTACGCGGACCACATGGTGGTCCTCAAGGACGGCCGGCTCGCCGCCGCCGGTGCCCCGGCGGACGTCCTCGACGCGGAGCTGGTCAAGTCCGTGTTCGACGTGGACTGCCGGGTCGTCCCCGACCCGGAGACCGGCACCCCGCTGGTCGTCCCGAGAAGCAGCGCGGCCCGGCGCTCCGCCGCGACCGCCTGA
- a CDS encoding FecCD family ABC transporter permease, with protein sequence MTSGVRTRVLVFAFLGLLTLFALLTVSLTTGEMRIPAGTALRALVGLGDGGDVLVVQQFRAPRSVAAIAGGAGLGVAGCVLQRLFRNPLASPDVMGVTGGASLGAVALLAAGASQTLIPLGALAGGLLSALLLGVFAWGSGLSVTRLVLTGLAVQAGLAAAVNLMIVRFPAELAGSALQWTTGSVYGRTWTEVWGAGGALLVALAAAFVLHRRLAVLDLGDDSAGALGLNTATARLQLLVLAVVLASLAASLAGPVTFVALAVPHIVRFLTGPPTAVSLALAGLTGAVLLLASDLVVQHLLPIEGLPVGAVTATLGAPWLLVLMFRQSSPVQRSHA encoded by the coding sequence ATGACGAGCGGTGTTCGTACCCGGGTCCTGGTCTTCGCCTTCCTGGGGCTTCTGACACTCTTCGCGCTGCTCACCGTCTCCCTGACGACCGGCGAGATGCGCATCCCGGCCGGCACGGCCCTGCGCGCCCTCGTCGGGCTCGGCGACGGCGGTGACGTACTGGTGGTGCAGCAGTTCCGGGCGCCCCGCTCGGTGGCGGCGATCGCCGGCGGTGCCGGGCTCGGGGTCGCGGGCTGTGTCCTGCAACGGCTGTTCCGCAATCCGCTGGCGTCCCCGGACGTCATGGGGGTGACCGGCGGGGCCTCGCTGGGCGCGGTCGCCCTCCTCGCGGCCGGCGCCTCGCAGACCCTGATCCCCTTGGGCGCGTTGGCCGGTGGGCTCCTGTCGGCCCTGCTGCTCGGCGTGTTCGCCTGGGGTTCCGGGCTCTCCGTCACCCGCCTTGTACTCACCGGCCTCGCGGTCCAGGCGGGCCTCGCCGCCGCCGTGAACCTGATGATCGTGCGCTTCCCGGCCGAGCTCGCCGGGTCGGCGCTGCAATGGACCACGGGTTCGGTGTACGGGCGGACGTGGACGGAGGTGTGGGGTGCGGGCGGCGCCCTGCTGGTCGCACTCGCCGCCGCGTTCGTCCTGCACCGCAGGCTGGCCGTGCTCGATCTCGGGGACGACTCGGCGGGCGCCCTCGGTCTCAACACGGCCACGGCACGCCTCCAACTCCTGGTCCTGGCCGTCGTGTTGGCCTCCCTGGCCGCCTCGCTCGCCGGCCCCGTGACCTTCGTCGCGCTCGCCGTGCCGCACATCGTGCGGTTCCTCACCGGGCCGCCGACCGCCGTGTCCCTCGCCCTCGCCGGACTCACGGGGGCGGTGCTGCTGCTCGCCTCCGACCTGGTGGTGCAGCACCTGCTGCCGATCGAGGGGCTGCCCGTCGGCGCGGTGACGGCCACGCTCGGCGCGCCCTGGCTGCTGGTGCTGATGTTCCGGCAGAGCTCGCCCGTCCAGAGGAGCCACGCATGA
- a CDS encoding FecCD family ABC transporter permease encodes MPFRAFRHIPLLLTGLAALTLCTALSLALGTRSVPLPTVVEALFGDAHGRDALVVTGLRLPRTVIGLVVGAALGVAGAVAQAITRNPLASPTTLGINAGASFAVVVAIFALKLNDPVEYVWFAFAGAAAAALFAQALARRAGDIDPVRLALGGTVLQLVLLSWTSAVMLLNQRTLDEARFWLAGSLAGRPLDTLWPVLPTLLLGIVVALAVSPALNALALGDDSAQSLGVPVARIRLAGGIAVVLLAGSAVAVAGPVAFIGLAAPHLVRPLLGADHRLLLPGCLIAGPLLLLSADVLGRMVLRPSELEVGIVTAFLGAPLLALLARKVAR; translated from the coding sequence GTGCCCTTCCGTGCCTTCAGGCACATACCGCTCCTCCTGACCGGCCTCGCCGCCCTGACCCTGTGCACCGCACTGAGCCTCGCGCTCGGCACCCGCTCCGTACCGCTCCCCACGGTGGTCGAAGCCCTCTTCGGCGATGCCCACGGGCGGGACGCGCTCGTCGTGACCGGGCTGCGGCTGCCGCGGACCGTCATCGGCCTCGTGGTCGGCGCCGCGTTGGGCGTCGCCGGTGCCGTTGCGCAGGCAATCACCCGCAACCCGCTCGCCTCGCCGACCACCCTCGGCATCAACGCGGGCGCGTCCTTCGCGGTCGTCGTCGCGATCTTCGCGCTGAAGCTCAACGACCCGGTCGAATATGTGTGGTTCGCGTTCGCCGGTGCCGCCGCGGCGGCGCTGTTCGCCCAGGCGCTGGCCCGCCGCGCCGGGGACATCGATCCGGTACGGCTCGCGCTCGGCGGCACCGTGCTCCAACTCGTGCTGCTGTCCTGGACGTCGGCGGTGATGCTGCTGAACCAGCGCACGCTCGACGAGGCCCGCTTCTGGCTCGCCGGTTCCCTGGCCGGGCGCCCGCTCGACACGCTGTGGCCGGTCCTGCCGACGCTGCTGCTCGGGATCGTCGTCGCGCTGGCCGTCTCCCCCGCCCTCAACGCCCTTGCCCTGGGCGACGATTCGGCCCAGTCCCTCGGTGTCCCGGTGGCCCGCATCCGGCTCGCGGGCGGCATCGCGGTCGTCCTGCTCGCCGGGTCGGCGGTCGCGGTGGCGGGACCGGTCGCCTTCATCGGCCTGGCCGCCCCCCATCTCGTACGACCGCTGCTCGGCGCCGACCACCGGCTGCTGCTGCCCGGCTGTCTGATCGCGGGCCCGCTGCTCCTGCTGTCGGCCGATGTGCTCGGCCGGATGGTGCTGCGCCCCTCGGAGCTGGAGGTCGGCATCGTGACCGCGTTCCTGGGCGCGCCCCTCCTGGCGCTGCTGGCCCGGAAGGTGGCCCGATGA